From the genome of Nitrospirota bacterium, one region includes:
- the ruvB gene encoding Holliday junction branch migration DNA helicase RuvB, translating to MNEIPERPVNPDILEDDSGFELTVRPRTFEEFVGQEKIKENLKVFIQAAKQRKEPLDHVLFCGPPGLGKTTLSNIIAAELEVEIKVTSGPALERPGDLAAILTNLGDKGILFIDEIHRLPRVSEEILYPAMEDYQLDIIIGQGPSARTLKLNLPEFTLVGATTRTGLLTSPLRDRFGIINRLDYYAPADLEKILVRSAKILGVVIDNDSACEIARRSRGTPRIANRLLRRIRDFAQVKGSGAVEIEITKQALGALDVDEKGFDDMDRKLLITILEKFGGGPVGVETLAASVSEEKETIEDVYEPFLLQEGFIERTTRGRVATRLAYEYFGKNLPGGLF from the coding sequence ATGAACGAAATACCTGAAAGACCCGTAAACCCTGATATTTTGGAAGATGACTCAGGTTTTGAACTGACTGTGCGTCCGAGGACTTTTGAGGAGTTTGTCGGACAGGAAAAGATTAAGGAAAACCTTAAGGTCTTTATACAGGCGGCTAAGCAGAGAAAAGAGCCGCTGGACCATGTGCTTTTCTGCGGGCCTCCGGGTCTTGGCAAGACCACGCTTTCCAATATCATTGCCGCAGAGCTTGAGGTGGAGATAAAGGTTACCTCAGGACCCGCCCTTGAAAGGCCCGGTGATTTGGCAGCCATACTTACAAATCTCGGCGACAAAGGCATACTTTTTATTGACGAGATACACAGGCTTCCGAGGGTGTCTGAGGAGATTCTTTATCCCGCAATGGAGGATTATCAGCTTGATATAATCATAGGCCAAGGGCCGAGCGCAAGGACGCTCAAATTGAACCTGCCTGAATTTACGCTTGTAGGGGCCACGACAAGGACGGGTCTTTTGACATCGCCGCTCAGAGACCGCTTTGGCATAATCAACAGGCTTGATTATTATGCGCCTGCAGACCTTGAGAAGATACTGGTCCGTTCCGCGAAAATACTCGGCGTTGTGATAGATAACGATTCAGCCTGTGAAATTGCCCGTCGTTCAAGAGGCACCCCGCGCATAGCTAACAGGCTATTAAGGAGGATCAGGGACTTTGCGCAGGTAAAGGGCAGCGGCGCGGTTGAAATAGAGATAACCAAACAGGCGCTCGGCGCATTGGATGTTGATGAAAAAGGCTTTGATGATATGGACAGGAAACTGCTTATTACAATACTGGAAAAATTCGGCGGAGGTCCCGTTGGCGTTGAAACGCTTGCGGCGTCTGTGAGCGAGGAAAAAGAGACAATTGAGGATGTATATGAGCCGTTTCTTTTGCAGGAGGGCTTTATTGAAAGGACGACAAGGGGCAGGGTGGCTACAAGGCTCGCATACGAATATTTTGGGAAGAATCTGCCTGGAGGATTATTCTGA
- a CDS encoding YebC/PmpR family DNA-binding transcriptional regulator: protein MSGHSKWAQTKHKKAVIDSKRGKLFSRISKEIIVAAKMSGGDPNANSRLRFAIEKSKEANMPADNIKRAIQRGTGELPGTSYEEIIYEGYGPGGVALMIESLTDNKNRTIGEIRHVMSKNGGNIGETGCVSWMFDKKGYILVDKKQSDEDALMSLALDAGAEDMKNDPDEDNYEIITAPEDLKNVKEALEKAKIKTNLAEVTMLPKNYVKLETKDAAQMLRLMEALEDHDDVQNVYANFDIPDELNTDDRR from the coding sequence ATGTCAGGACATTCCAAGTGGGCGCAGACAAAACATAAAAAAGCGGTTATTGACTCAAAAAGGGGCAAGCTTTTCTCCAGGATTTCAAAAGAGATAATTGTAGCCGCCAAGATGAGCGGCGGCGACCCCAATGCAAATTCACGGCTTAGATTTGCGATTGAGAAGTCAAAGGAAGCAAACATGCCGGCTGATAATATCAAACGCGCAATCCAAAGGGGCACCGGAGAGCTTCCGGGCACATCCTATGAGGAGATTATTTATGAGGGGTATGGTCCTGGCGGCGTTGCATTGATGATTGAAAGCCTTACCGACAACAAAAACAGGACTATCGGCGAGATAAGGCATGTTATGTCCAAAAACGGCGGCAACATCGGCGAGACAGGCTGTGTCTCATGGATGTTTGACAAGAAAGGCTATATACTTGTTGATAAAAAGCAGTCTGATGAGGATGCGCTGATGTCATTGGCTCTTGACGCAGGCGCTGAAGACATGAAGAACGATCCTGATGAGGATAACTATGAGATTATCACAGCGCCAGAGGATTTGAAAAATGTAAAGGAAGCGCTTGAAAAGGCGAAGATAAAGACTAACCTTGCGGAAGTGACTATGCTCCCCAAAAACTATGTGAAACTTGAGACTAAAGATGCGGCTCAGATGCTCAGATTGATGGAAGCGCTTGAAGACCATGATGATGTGCAGAATGTCTATGCAAATTTTGATATCCCTGATGAACTTAACACAGATGATCGCAGATAA
- a CDS encoding DUF2905 domain-containing protein, whose translation MADAGKFLIILGTLMIVIGGLLMLSGKIPLIGKLPGDIMIQRKNFTFYFPLMTSVILSILLTLIFWLIGRK comes from the coding sequence ATGGCTGATGCCGGAAAATTTCTAATAATCCTCGGCACTCTGATGATTGTCATTGGAGGATTGCTGATGCTGTCGGGGAAAATCCCGTTGATTGGAAAACTCCCCGGAGACATTATGATTCAGAGAAAAAATTTTACATTCTATTTCCCTTTAATGACAAGTGTTATTCTGAGCATTTTACTGACTTTAATTTTCTGGCTGATAGGGAGAAAATGA
- a CDS encoding diacylglycerol kinase — translation MPLRKFFDSTNNAINGIFHAAKTQRHMRYHLVAALLLLILSLMLGIGFVEFIVIVIMASVVLSVEMVNTAVESIIDVLFRDYDERARAIKDVAAGAVLIIALGAFIVGYMILLGPLKNLFYDGITAAKHSGEGIAFTSVVVVLILVIITKSFFGRGLPLRGGMPSGHAALSFSIWIAVTLLTESFMSSGFVLFLAILVAQSRVSVGIHSPWEVVLGALLGTAVTFFMFKVFMM, via the coding sequence ATGCCATTAAGAAAATTTTTTGACAGCACAAACAATGCCATTAACGGTATTTTCCATGCTGCAAAGACACAGAGACATATGCGTTATCACCTTGTAGCAGCCCTGCTTTTGCTTATTCTGAGCCTTATGCTCGGCATTGGTTTTGTTGAATTTATAGTTATTGTGATTATGGCGTCAGTGGTGCTTTCAGTCGAGATGGTTAACACTGCGGTGGAATCAATTATAGACGTGCTTTTCAGGGATTATGACGAACGGGCAAGGGCGATTAAAGACGTTGCCGCAGGCGCTGTTCTTATAATCGCCCTCGGCGCCTTCATAGTAGGCTATATGATACTCCTCGGACCGCTTAAAAATCTTTTTTACGATGGCATAACGGCAGCTAAACATTCAGGCGAAGGCATAGCCTTTACCTCGGTTGTTGTTGTGCTTATACTGGTGATAATAACAAAATCTTTTTTTGGCCGCGGGCTGCCTTTAAGGGGCGGGATGCCGAGCGGTCATGCGGCGCTTTCCTTTTCCATCTGGATTGCAGTAACTTTGCTTACAGAGAGTTTTATGTCGTCTGGTTTTGTGTTGTTTTTGGCAATACTCGTTGCACAAAGCAGGGTAAGCGTCGGTATTCACAGCCCCTGGGAGGTTGTTCTCGGCGCTTTGTTAGGCACGGCAGTGACATTCTTTATGTTTAAAGTGTTTATGATGTAA
- the queA gene encoding tRNA preQ1(34) S-adenosylmethionine ribosyltransferase-isomerase QueA, which translates to MKLSDFDYHLLKEQIAQYPLTERDRSRLLVFHRGQNKIEHRIFRDLKEYLRQGDVLILNDTKVIPARLYAPKTTGGRVEILLIKELDANTWEAVVKGWRHGAVNLGHGISAHMSKNNGVVHVKFNTGDIKKYLNKIGVIPLPPYIKRKAEQSDNACYQTVYAERDGAVAAPTAGLHFTEKLLSEIKEKGVEVCNLTLHVGYGTFKPVVSDDIENHRMDEESYEISEATADVISRAKSEGRRVIAVGTTATRTLEAAACAREGQEAGGRGIIKAGAGKASIFIYPGYKFKIIDALITNFHLPKSTPIMLTSAFAGLENLKNIYAECLDAEYRFFSYGDAMMIV; encoded by the coding sequence ATGAAACTTTCAGATTTTGACTATCATCTTCTAAAAGAACAAATCGCACAATATCCCCTGACTGAAAGAGACAGGTCAAGACTGCTTGTTTTCCACAGGGGACAAAACAAAATAGAGCACAGGATATTCAGAGACCTGAAAGAATATCTGCGGCAAGGCGATGTGCTTATCCTGAATGACACAAAAGTGATCCCTGCAAGGCTTTACGCCCCAAAAACCACCGGAGGCAGGGTTGAGATTTTATTAATAAAAGAGCTTGATGCAAATACATGGGAGGCGGTTGTAAAAGGCTGGCGGCATGGTGCGGTGAATCTTGGGCATGGAATCTCTGCGCATATGTCAAAAAATAACGGAGTTGTTCATGTAAAATTTAACACCGGTGATATAAAAAAATATCTGAATAAAATCGGCGTGATACCCCTGCCTCCGTATATAAAGAGAAAGGCCGAGCAGTCTGATAATGCATGTTATCAGACAGTATATGCTGAAAGAGACGGCGCTGTTGCAGCGCCTACGGCAGGGCTTCATTTTACAGAAAAACTTTTGAGTGAGATAAAAGAAAAAGGGGTTGAAGTCTGCAATCTCACGCTTCATGTCGGATACGGCACGTTTAAGCCTGTGGTATCTGATGATATTGAAAATCACAGGATGGATGAGGAATCATATGAAATTTCAGAGGCAACGGCAGATGTAATCAGCAGGGCTAAGTCTGAAGGCAGGCGTGTGATAGCGGTTGGTACGACAGCGACAAGGACGCTTGAAGCGGCAGCGTGTGCAAGAGAGGGGCAGGAGGCAGGGGGGAGGGGGATTATAAAAGCCGGCGCAGGCAAGGCGTCAATTTTTATTTATCCCGGGTATAAATTCAAAATAATAGATGCGCTTATCACAAACTTTCACCTGCCCAAATCCACGCCAATAATGCTTACGTCTGCATTTGCAGGGCTTGAAAACCTTAAGAATATTTATGCAGAATGTTTGGATGCCGAATACAGGTTTTTCTCATACGGCGACGCCATGATGATTGTGTAA
- a CDS encoding SpoIID/LytB domain-containing protein: protein MMKGRNKIKAVFYCCLLFTVYCSLFTVFSFAEDTIRVLIYNSTIDVRKDNNGLYSISEVPFEKYVEGVVASEIGKGWDIEAVKVQAVIARTYAAYYKAVNAGKDYHLTSSVLSQVYKGENTDPWVAVAVKETEGEILTYDGKPIEAFYHSTAGGRTELPEEVWGKKKNYSYLKSVVCEDETSPYFNWKRKFSFKEIEKALGIKEIKEVSIAAFSVTGRVKTLKITAENSVKEINAGDLRRLLGYKELPSTFFTVKLSGSEVVFEGKGYGHGVGLSQWCAHEMAKQGKTYKEILAYFYPGAVLQRQGSRGQGVEESSENLKK from the coding sequence ATGATGAAAGGCAGAAATAAGATAAAGGCTGTTTTTTATTGCTGCTTACTGTTCACTGTTTACTGTTCACTGTTCACTGTTTTTTCATTCGCTGAGGATACCATTAGGGTGCTGATATATAACAGTACTATTGACGTCAGAAAGGACAATAACGGGCTTTATTCCATTAGTGAAGTTCCGTTTGAAAAGTATGTAGAGGGTGTTGTTGCAAGCGAGATAGGGAAGGGATGGGATATTGAGGCGGTGAAGGTGCAGGCGGTTATTGCAAGGACGTATGCGGCTTATTACAAAGCAGTTAATGCGGGGAAGGACTATCACCTTACGTCTTCCGTGCTCAGTCAGGTGTACAAAGGCGAAAACACTGACCCATGGGTTGCCGTTGCAGTGAAGGAAACAGAGGGTGAGATATTGACTTATGACGGCAAGCCTATTGAGGCGTTTTATCACTCTACAGCCGGAGGCAGGACTGAGCTTCCGGAAGAGGTCTGGGGCAAAAAGAAGAATTATTCGTATCTGAAGTCAGTTGTGTGTGAGGATGAAACTTCGCCGTATTTTAACTGGAAGAGGAAATTCAGTTTCAAGGAAATAGAGAAGGCACTCGGGATTAAAGAAATCAAAGAAGTGTCTATTGCTGCATTCAGCGTAACAGGGAGGGTTAAGACACTAAAAATAACTGCGGAGAACTCAGTAAAGGAAATTAATGCCGGCGACCTCAGGAGACTGCTCGGATACAAGGAGCTTCCGAGCACTTTTTTTACAGTCAAACTCTCAGGAAGCGAAGTTGTTTTTGAGGGGAAGGGCTATGGTCACGGCGTAGGGCTTTCCCAATGGTGCGCGCATGAGATGGCAAAGCAGGGAAAGACCTATAAAGAAATTCTTGCGTACTTTTATCCGGGAGCGGTGCTGCAAAGACAGGGGTCAAGGGGTCAAGGGGTTGAGGAGTCAAGTGAAAATCTTAAAAAATAA
- a CDS encoding PhoH family protein produces MDKSLKAMEAALGIEAAIRGNKILIQGDEKAASKAERLIKELQAVRAEGYAIKPDDIRHALSSMSDSGDADISLKDLFLNTISVSSRKKFIVPRSETQRQYVEAIKHYDMVIGIGPAGTGKTYLAMAMAINALLKKQVSRIILARPAVEAGEKLGFLPGDMFEKVNPYLRPLYDALFDMMEAEKAHKLIEKGIIEIAPLAFMRGRTLNDSFIILDEAQNTTSEQMKMYLTRLGFNSKTVITGDITQIDLPSGKASGLIEAEKILKDVKGISFIYFSEKDVVRHKLVQQIIKAYEKFDRRGGDETVND; encoded by the coding sequence ATGGATAAGAGCCTCAAGGCGATGGAAGCGGCATTAGGCATTGAAGCGGCCATCAGGGGCAATAAAATTCTCATCCAGGGAGATGAAAAGGCTGCAAGCAAGGCAGAACGGCTTATTAAGGAGCTTCAGGCCGTAAGGGCTGAAGGATATGCTATAAAACCGGATGATATAAGGCATGCGCTCAGTTCTATGTCTGATTCCGGGGATGCAGATATTTCCCTCAAGGATCTGTTTTTAAATACAATTTCTGTTTCATCCAGAAAGAAATTCATTGTCCCCCGGTCTGAGACTCAAAGGCAGTATGTAGAGGCAATAAAGCACTATGATATGGTGATTGGAATCGGTCCTGCCGGTACCGGAAAGACCTATCTTGCAATGGCAATGGCTATAAATGCCCTGCTTAAGAAACAGGTCAGCAGGATTATACTTGCAAGACCCGCTGTTGAGGCAGGGGAAAAGCTCGGCTTTCTCCCGGGCGATATGTTTGAGAAGGTAAACCCGTATTTAAGGCCTCTCTATGATGCGCTCTTTGACATGATGGAGGCTGAAAAGGCTCATAAACTTATTGAGAAGGGAATTATTGAAATAGCGCCGCTTGCATTTATGAGGGGAAGAACCCTCAATGATTCGTTTATAATACTGGATGAAGCGCAGAATACGACTTCCGAGCAGATGAAGATGTACCTTACAAGACTCGGCTTTAATTCAAAGACGGTTATTACCGGCGACATAACGCAGATTGACCTTCCCTCCGGCAAGGCGTCAGGGCTGATTGAGGCGGAAAAAATACTGAAAGATGTCAAAGGTATAAGTTTTATATATTTTTCCGAGAAGGATGTTGTGAGGCATAAGCTTGTACAGCAGATAATAAAGGCTTACGAAAAATTTGACCGCAGGGGCGGTGATGAAACAGTCAATGACTAA
- a CDS encoding HDIG domain-containing protein: MTNKKTNGIKTTPKKSIDKERIIKLIMLVCFSALLAFIIQWDNVLSPEMLIGIFLIAILLLFIFYKDFMRYRPTFHNNYKLMFLVGLLLSGNLLIGRGFYYILISSVELLGNINSDLSIYAIPLAVGPMLAALLIDIHTAIVFSVVTSLLAGVWLGNPLYSVFTFAAGLTAAFGVIRCKKRSALWKAGFFVGLVCVFTSLTITLLNGKFYGINIPATAVFAFANGIIVTILVSAFLPLLEYLFKLTTDISLLELLDLNQPLMRNLLVMAPGTYHHSIIVGNLVETAAEAVGVNPLLARVSAYYHDIGKVKMPDYFIENQTRLVSKHDNLTPHMSGLILISHVKEGVELAKQHKVPEAIINIIQQHHGMSLITYFYQKAKNQDEDIVQGDFRYPGPKPQTRVAALVLMADAVEAASRVLTDPTPARISALIEKVINHFFIDGQLDDCELTLKDLYEIKKNFGYILTGMFHRRISYPGFDFKDGTSNKEQAKAQAAKHSEDKKSSQEDTVAHKTAGG; encoded by the coding sequence ATGACTAATAAGAAAACGAACGGCATTAAGACTACGCCTAAGAAAAGTATTGATAAGGAAAGAATAATAAAACTTATAATGCTTGTCTGTTTCAGCGCCCTGCTGGCTTTTATCATACAGTGGGACAATGTATTATCCCCTGAAATGTTAATCGGCATTTTCCTCATAGCAATACTCCTTCTTTTTATTTTCTATAAAGATTTTATGCGGTATAGGCCGACATTCCATAACAATTACAAGCTTATGTTCCTTGTCGGCCTTTTACTTTCAGGCAATTTACTTATCGGCAGGGGTTTTTACTATATCCTGATTAGTTCTGTGGAATTGCTGGGCAATATTAATTCGGACCTGTCAATATACGCCATTCCGCTTGCAGTAGGCCCTATGCTGGCAGCATTGCTGATAGACATACATACTGCAATTGTGTTTTCAGTTGTTACAAGTCTTCTTGCAGGCGTGTGGCTCGGCAATCCTCTTTATTCTGTCTTTACCTTTGCCGCGGGTCTGACGGCGGCCTTTGGGGTGATAAGATGCAAAAAACGCTCGGCGCTCTGGAAGGCGGGTTTTTTCGTCGGACTTGTCTGCGTGTTTACTTCTCTGACGATAACCCTGTTAAACGGTAAATTTTATGGAATTAACATTCCTGCCACAGCGGTTTTTGCATTTGCAAACGGCATCATAGTTACGATTTTAGTCTCTGCTTTTTTACCGCTACTTGAATACCTTTTTAAGCTTACAACCGACATAAGCCTCCTTGAACTGTTGGACCTGAATCAGCCGCTGATGCGGAATCTTTTGGTTATGGCGCCCGGGACCTACCACCACAGCATTATAGTCGGAAACCTTGTTGAGACGGCTGCAGAGGCAGTTGGAGTCAACCCGCTTTTGGCAAGGGTAAGCGCCTATTATCACGATATAGGAAAGGTGAAAATGCCGGATTATTTCATTGAGAACCAGACCAGACTTGTAAGTAAACACGATAATCTTACACCTCACATGAGCGGACTGATACTGATATCCCATGTAAAAGAAGGAGTAGAACTTGCAAAACAGCATAAGGTGCCGGAAGCCATCATAAATATTATTCAACAGCACCACGGGATGTCTCTTATCACTTATTTTTATCAAAAGGCAAAGAACCAGGACGAGGATATTGTACAGGGCGATTTCAGATATCCGGGGCCTAAGCCGCAGACAAGGGTCGCAGCCCTGGTGCTTATGGCAGATGCTGTTGAGGCAGCTTCAAGGGTGCTGACAGATCCCACACCGGCGAGGATTTCTGCGCTTATAGAAAAAGTCATTAATCACTTTTTCATAGACGGCCAGCTTGATGACTGTGAGCTTACCCTTAAAGACTTATATGAAATTAAAAAGAATTTCGGTTATATACTTACCGGAATGTTTCACAGGCGCATCAGTTATCCGGGCTTTGATTTTAAAGATGGAACTTCTAATAAAGAACAGGCAAAGGCACAGGCAGCTAAACACAGCGAAGATAAGAAAAGCAGCCAGGAAGATACTGTTGCACATAAGACAGCCGGAGGCTGA
- a CDS encoding epoxyqueuosine reductase QueH, with amino-acid sequence MRILIHICCANCAVYPVKILREEGHSFTGFWSNSNIHPFDEYKLRLDSLRGFTANRDMDMIYDEYEPAEFFKMFGNFFEQDLNHLNYLNDLDKLNNLNKLNELNELNNIPAYPERCKLCYSLRLGKTAEKAAKYGFDAFTTTLMISPYQDFEKLTAAGKYFEEKYNVSFYLKDFRLYFAKSMTASKELGIYRQKYCGCIFSRAERHNKLSLQESKY; translated from the coding sequence ATGAGGATATTAATTCACATCTGCTGTGCAAATTGTGCTGTCTACCCTGTTAAGATACTCAGGGAAGAGGGGCACAGCTTTACGGGTTTCTGGTCTAATTCCAACATCCATCCCTTTGACGAATATAAATTGCGGCTTGATTCTCTCAGGGGTTTTACGGCAAACAGAGATATGGATATGATTTATGACGAATACGAACCGGCGGAGTTTTTTAAAATGTTTGGCAATTTTTTTGAGCAGGACTTGAACCATTTAAACTATTTGAACGATTTGGATAAATTGAACAATTTGAACAAATTAAACGAGTTGAACGAATTGAACAATATCCCCGCATATCCTGAACGCTGTAAATTATGCTATAGCCTGCGCCTTGGGAAGACTGCGGAGAAGGCGGCAAAATATGGGTTTGATGCTTTTACTACAACACTGATGATTAGTCCTTATCAGGATTTTGAAAAGCTTACTGCCGCAGGAAAATATTTTGAAGAGAAATATAATGTGTCGTTTTATCTTAAGGACTTCAGGCTGTATTTCGCTAAATCTATGACTGCCTCAAAGGAGCTCGGCATTTACCGTCAGAAATATTGCGGATGCATATTCAGCAGGGCGGAGAGACATAATAAATTATCTTTGCAGGAGTCAAAATACTGA
- the ruvC gene encoding crossover junction endodeoxyribonuclease RuvC, producing the protein MFFMRVIGIDPGTLCCGYGVIETGARVQGFKGSKNPDPELAYVTSGEIRMKNTESLPERLKILYTALKNIIDEYTPAHLCIEKIFYHKSIHSAFALGTARGIVMLLAAQNAIPVFEYNSTALKMALTGYGRAEKRQVKEMVIRILNLKNKQDSRIQEFKGSSRNKNLISSIDPSAPRPLDPLIITEDAADALALCICHINHYSSGFKEGLK; encoded by the coding sequence GTGTTTTTTATGCGCGTAATCGGCATTGACCCCGGGACATTGTGCTGCGGCTATGGTGTGATTGAGACGGGGGCAAGGGTTCAAGGGTTCAAGGGTTCAAAAAATCCTGACCCCGAACTTGCTTACGTTACCTCGGGTGAGATACGGATGAAAAATACCGAGTCCCTTCCCGAACGGCTGAAAATACTTTATACCGCTCTGAAGAATATTATTGATGAATACACGCCGGCTCACCTGTGCATTGAAAAAATTTTTTATCACAAAAGCATTCATTCTGCCTTTGCCCTCGGTACGGCGCGCGGCATTGTAATGCTTTTGGCGGCGCAGAATGCCATCCCTGTCTTTGAATATAACTCTACCGCATTAAAAATGGCGCTTACAGGCTATGGAAGGGCGGAAAAACGGCAGGTAAAGGAAATGGTAATCAGAATATTGAACCTTAAAAACAAACAGGATTCAAGGATTCAAGAGTTCAAGGGTTCAAGTAGAAATAAAAATTTAATTTCATCCATTGACCCCTCGGCTCCCCGACCCCTTGACCCCTTAATTATTACCGAGGATGCCGCAGACGCCCTTGCTTTGTGTATTTGCCACATAAACCACTATAGCAGCGGGTTCAAGGAAGGGTTGAAGTGA
- the ybeY gene encoding rRNA maturation RNase YbeY, with translation MHIRQPEAELSILFVGDKKMQELNAAFRDVNRATDVLSFSQQNSDELRVKSDELRRKKKSSGPFTCHPPLFLGDIVISIPTAVRQAKISGAGLYDEIYRLMVHGILHLLGYDHEKSCCRARSMKKKEREVFNAIKKIF, from the coding sequence TTGCACATAAGACAGCCGGAGGCTGAACTCAGCATTTTATTTGTCGGCGATAAAAAAATGCAGGAGCTTAATGCTGCCTTCAGGGATGTGAACAGGGCTACGGACGTCCTTTCATTTTCTCAACAAAACAGTGATGAGTTAAGAGTTAAGAGTGATGAGTTAAGGAGAAAGAAAAAAAGTTCAGGACCCTTTACTTGTCACCCGCCGCTGTTTTTAGGGGATATTGTTATAAGCATTCCAACGGCTGTGCGTCAGGCAAAAATATCCGGCGCAGGTCTTTATGATGAAATTTACCGTCTTATGGTTCATGGCATACTGCATCTGCTTGGATATGACCATGAAAAGTCCTGCTGCAGGGCAAGGTCTATGAAGAAAAAAGAACGGGAGGTTTTTAATGCCATTAAGAAAATTTTTTGA
- the ruvA gene encoding Holliday junction branch migration protein RuvA, which translates to MIASLKGKVLSKKPEGVIVDVGGVGYSVQVPLSNFSNIPDAGGDVFLHTYTHVREDALQLYGFVSEEEKKVFVTLLNVNGIGPKLGLAILSGMPAQKFIEAVYNEDMPMLTSIPGLGKKIAARLVLELKEKLPRAVVSKDYSITNDAVSALINFGYKKSLSENAVERAVKAGSVAIEDIIKEALKYLTDGK; encoded by the coding sequence TTGATTGCCTCGCTTAAAGGAAAAGTCCTCAGCAAAAAACCTGAAGGGGTCATTGTGGATGTCGGAGGCGTCGGCTACAGTGTGCAGGTGCCTCTTAGCAATTTTTCCAATATTCCTGACGCAGGAGGAGATGTCTTTCTTCACACATATACCCATGTAAGAGAAGATGCCCTTCAGCTTTACGGATTTGTTTCAGAGGAAGAAAAGAAAGTCTTTGTCACCCTGCTCAATGTCAATGGCATAGGGCCTAAATTAGGGCTGGCAATCTTGTCTGGCATGCCTGCGCAAAAATTTATAGAGGCGGTTTATAACGAAGACATGCCAATGCTGACTTCAATACCGGGACTCGGCAAAAAAATAGCGGCAAGACTTGTGCTTGAACTCAAGGAAAAGCTTCCGAGGGCGGTTGTTTCCAAAGATTATTCCATAACCAATGATGCCGTATCAGCGCTCATTAACTTCGGCTATAAAAAATCCCTGTCTGAAAATGCAGTTGAGCGAGCTGTCAAGGCAGGGTCAGTTGCTATTGAAGATATTATAAAAGAGGCGTTAAAATACCTAACAGATGGCAAATAA